The proteins below come from a single Spirochaetia bacterium 38H-sp genomic window:
- a CDS encoding MgtC/SapB family protein, with amino-acid sequence MLGTIISHTILDSFITKLIAASILGGLIGIERDIHGRAAGLRTNLLVSLGAAVFVIISIKLPENINGTYQGDPGRLAAQIITGIGFLGAGAIIKSGLTIRGLTTAASLWLTAAIGMCVGAGYYDIALLATLLGLFSLVFLNKLENLYSKDYYRELRIEMPQEQDLSKIIEIIKRKSIKILFMDIERNYKENTVNLIFFIRIRHTTDTDKLAHHIIADIENTGISLNALSWKHK; translated from the coding sequence ATGCTAGGGACAATAATATCTCATACGATACTTGACTCTTTTATAACAAAACTTATAGCCGCAAGCATACTTGGCGGACTTATAGGAATAGAAAGAGATATACACGGACGAGCAGCCGGTCTTAGAACAAACCTGCTTGTAAGTCTAGGAGCTGCAGTATTTGTCATTATCTCCATAAAACTGCCGGAGAACATAAACGGAACATATCAGGGAGATCCGGGCAGGCTTGCCGCCCAAATAATAACTGGAATAGGATTTCTTGGAGCAGGTGCAATAATAAAATCAGGACTCACCATACGCGGCCTTACAACAGCAGCAAGCCTATGGCTTACAGCAGCTATAGGCATGTGCGTAGGTGCAGGCTATTATGATATAGCACTGCTAGCTACACTTCTTGGACTATTCTCCCTCGTATTTCTAAACAAACTTGAGAACCTATACTCCAAAGACTATTACAGAGAACTAAGGATAGAAATGCCACAGGAGCAGGACTTATCAAAAATCATAGAAATCATAAAAAGAAAATCCATAAAAATACTTTTTATGGACATAGAAAGAAACTATAAGGAAAACACAGTAAATCTGATATTCTTTATACGCATAAGACATACCACAGACACAGATAAACTGGCACACCATATAATAGCAGACATAGAAAACACAGGCATAAGCCTAAATGCTCTCTCATGGAAGCATAAATAA
- the amrB gene encoding AmmeMemoRadiSam system protein B, which translates to MLRKRMLPAGWYPDTQDGIQSQVSYWKSSDIDSAFSVVVPHAGWFFSGELAYMGISSLREADVIVVAGGHLAPESPVMCITEEEIETPLGNIRTESELIARIMHDMSAVYDKFPDNTVEIQLPIVRLCQPDARVVGLRCPPDSSVVKKLARLLYDYAQKSSITLCVIGSTDLTHYGPQYGFSPVGKGDAAKKWVRDENDRAFIDALISLDVDTAIGLANSNLAACSAGGAVLAAEYARLCGVSSGRLLAYRQSCDVYPSDSFVGYASVVFA; encoded by the coding sequence ATGCTGAGAAAAAGGATGCTTCCTGCCGGTTGGTATCCTGATACTCAAGACGGGATACAGTCACAAGTTTCTTACTGGAAAAGCTCTGATATTGATTCTGCTTTTTCTGTTGTTGTCCCCCATGCCGGATGGTTTTTTTCCGGTGAGCTTGCATATATGGGGATATCTTCTCTAAGGGAAGCTGATGTGATAGTTGTGGCTGGAGGTCATCTTGCGCCTGAATCACCTGTTATGTGTATAACTGAGGAAGAGATAGAAACCCCATTGGGGAATATCAGGACAGAGTCTGAGCTTATTGCAAGGATTATGCATGATATGAGTGCTGTGTATGATAAATTTCCTGATAATACAGTGGAGATTCAGCTCCCTATTGTGCGTTTGTGTCAACCGGATGCCCGTGTTGTGGGCTTGCGTTGTCCGCCGGATTCTTCTGTTGTAAAAAAGCTTGCTCGTCTGTTATACGATTATGCCCAAAAATCGTCTATTACCTTGTGTGTAATAGGTTCTACTGACCTTACACACTATGGGCCTCAGTATGGTTTTTCTCCTGTTGGCAAAGGGGATGCCGCAAAAAAATGGGTGAGAGATGAGAATGATAGAGCTTTCATAGATGCACTTATAAGTCTTGATGTGGATACTGCCATAGGCCTTGCCAACTCCAATCTTGCTGCCTGTTCTGCAGGGGGTGCTGTACTGGCTGCAGAGTATGCTAGACTCTGTGGTGTGTCTTCCGGCAGGCTTCTGGCCTACAGACAAAGTTGTGATGTCTATCCCTCCGATTCTTTTGTGGGTTATGCCTCTGTTGTTTTTGCTTGA
- a CDS encoding MarR family transcriptional regulator, with amino-acid sequence MSSLDEAIEAFESMFASKKRLMARFLFKENLYPGQHRLLFFLHHNQPANQSSIAQALMVSPASVTVVLRRMEKAGLVSRVTDKGDRRRQLVRLTDKGEEIVATAISGLRKFYAECFKGFSNEEIDAAKRVFEKIRNNIDSFTDEV; translated from the coding sequence ATGTCTTCCTTAGATGAGGCAATTGAGGCTTTTGAGTCGATGTTTGCAAGCAAGAAACGTCTTATGGCGCGTTTCCTGTTTAAAGAAAATCTTTATCCAGGGCAGCACAGGCTTCTTTTCTTTCTTCATCACAACCAACCTGCCAATCAGTCCTCAATTGCTCAGGCACTCATGGTATCGCCTGCAAGTGTTACGGTTGTCCTACGCCGCATGGAGAAGGCAGGGCTTGTGAGCAGGGTTACTGATAAGGGGGACAGAAGAAGGCAACTGGTCCGCCTTACAGATAAAGGAGAGGAGATTGTAGCCACTGCTATTTCTGGGCTCAGAAAGTTTTATGCAGAATGCTTTAAGGGTTTTTCCAATGAGGAGATAGATGCTGCAAAGAGGGTCTTTGAAAAAATCAGAAATAATATAGATAGCTTTACGGATGAGGTTTGA
- a CDS encoding ABC transporter ATP-binding protein, with product MRFEMRFIFSFLRKYWVFALGSLVFMGIEVAVNLAQPAIMATIVDKGIVPGDMATVIRLGLWLFGIVLIGVAGGIACSLTADIAATRVARDVREKLYRSMLGLSMSREFDFSAGSLITRLTSDVTQIQTLIHMMLRMMIRAPLLAVGGLIMAMILSPALTAIMLAAIVVLGIVIAVLIRRGVPFFSLAQKTTDELNTVIRENLDGVRVVRAFVRADFEIERFKQKNTILRDVMSKASKMLGMAFPLIFLIMNLAIVLVLYAGGYLVYTGSMEVGTIIALTNYLMQILFALMMIGFFFMTFSRTQASIKRISELMDAEKEALSFSSQPALRRNKGANLSIRNISVRYNKKEEAALTDISCDIEAGQRLGIIGSTGAGKSTLLAALIRLIDPCSGEILIDGKRHTDMDIDNLRALFAVVFQRPVLFAGTIRENLMWGLPHADESALVKALTDAQAIDFVSKMPGGLDAHIEQGGTNLSGGQKQRIAIARALIRHPAILMLDDATSALDMETEAQLLQALKNYNSTVLMVAQKVTSIMDADKILVIDKGRTAGVGTHQQLIKTCDVYKEICQTQLEGIIK from the coding sequence ATGAGGTTTGAGATGCGTTTTATTTTTTCTTTTTTGCGTAAATACTGGGTTTTTGCACTGGGGTCCCTGGTTTTTATGGGTATTGAGGTTGCTGTCAACCTTGCCCAACCTGCTATCATGGCAACGATTGTGGACAAGGGTATTGTTCCTGGCGATATGGCCACGGTTATAAGACTTGGTCTATGGCTTTTTGGGATTGTACTGATAGGAGTTGCAGGCGGTATTGCCTGCAGTCTAACGGCTGATATCGCTGCCACAAGAGTTGCAAGAGATGTTAGGGAGAAGCTATACCGCTCCATGCTTGGTCTGTCCATGTCCAGAGAATTTGATTTTTCCGCAGGTTCTCTTATCACAAGGCTGACATCAGATGTGACACAGATTCAGACACTGATACATATGATGCTTCGTATGATGATAAGAGCGCCTCTTCTTGCAGTAGGCGGACTTATTATGGCTATGATACTTAGTCCCGCTCTTACGGCTATTATGTTGGCAGCAATTGTGGTGCTTGGTATCGTAATTGCCGTTCTTATCCGCCGTGGTGTACCGTTCTTCTCGCTCGCACAAAAAACAACAGATGAGCTCAACACTGTAATAAGAGAAAACTTGGACGGCGTCAGAGTTGTAAGAGCCTTTGTACGCGCCGACTTTGAGATAGAACGCTTTAAACAAAAAAATACTATCTTGCGCGATGTTATGAGCAAGGCATCAAAGATGCTGGGTATGGCCTTTCCCCTCATATTTCTAATAATGAACCTTGCAATAGTACTAGTCCTTTACGCGGGAGGATACCTCGTTTATACAGGCAGCATGGAAGTAGGCACAATAATAGCCCTCACCAACTACCTTATGCAAATCCTGTTTGCTCTAATGATGATAGGCTTCTTTTTTATGACATTTTCACGCACACAGGCATCAATAAAGAGAATATCCGAGCTTATGGACGCAGAAAAAGAAGCTCTCTCCTTCTCATCACAGCCTGCACTACGGAGAAACAAAGGTGCAAACCTGTCAATCAGAAACATCAGCGTTAGATACAACAAAAAAGAAGAAGCCGCACTGACAGACATATCCTGTGACATAGAAGCAGGACAGAGACTTGGCATAATAGGCTCAACAGGCGCAGGAAAATCCACACTACTTGCAGCCCTAATCCGACTCATAGACCCATGCTCAGGAGAAATACTCATAGACGGCAAAAGACATACAGATATGGACATAGACAACCTGCGGGCACTATTTGCAGTAGTCTTTCAGCGCCCGGTACTCTTTGCTGGAACAATACGCGAAAACCTCATGTGGGGACTGCCTCATGCCGACGAAAGCGCACTTGTAAAAGCACTTACAGACGCACAAGCAATAGACTTTGTGAGCAAAATGCCTGGCGGACTTGACGCACACATAGAACAAGGCGGAACCAACCTATCCGGAGGACAAAAACAACGCATAGCAATAGCACGCGCACTCATAAGACACCCTGCAATACTCATGCTTGATGACGCGACAAGTGCACTAGACATGGAGACAGAAGCCCAACTATTACAAGCACTCAAAAACTACAATTCCACAGTCCTAATGGTAGCCCAGAAAGTAACAAGCATAATGGACGCAGACAAGATACTCGTCATAGACAAAGGCAGAACAGCAGGAGTAGGAACACACCAACAGCTCATAAAAACATGCGACGTATATAAAGAAATATGCCAAACACAATTGGAAGGAATAATAAAATAA
- a CDS encoding ABC transporter ATP-binding protein, with protein MNQTNNTYKRQQPAPPQIAGRGPGAHMRGIQPPPIENPSKTIKKLWQYLKPYKKTLITVFAAVTISTILGLIAPLYLKKAIDTITTIKTTGSMHSVLTAIITMASLYLISALLTWIQISGSIKAAQGALYNIREKSFRKLHRLPIPYLDRTPHGDIMSRFTNDVDTLTTAFTQTLTQLFSNILMLTGSIIMMLLLSPILTLLTMIIIPLAILATKIIATTSRKQFRRQQETIGKLNSIVEESAGGLREIKAFGKERELLDNFIKTNNNYADAAFKAMFVSSILPPIMNAINGLSFAIIATAGGYLAIKGILTVGIVAAFLTYSRQFSRPINEIANQFTMIQSAIAGAERIFQLQEETEEKEKQNALTKFSAEGKLKLSKVNFSYIPEKKVLTDIDLTAEAGEKIAIVGPTGAGKTTIVNLLMRFYTPQEGKIELDSTDIENITRAALRKNIGMVLQDTYLFSGTIADNIRYAKPNADMDQVIRAAKLAEADSFIRHLPDGYNTQLTDSGASLSQGQRQLITIARAILADPAILILDEATSNVDTRTETHIQKALKTLLKGRTSLVIAHRLGTIRDADKICVIENGRIIEQGSHEELMQKQGAYYRLYQNHYKKQEQAI; from the coding sequence ATGAACCAGACAAACAACACATATAAAAGACAACAACCCGCACCACCACAGATAGCAGGACGAGGTCCAGGTGCACATATGCGAGGCATACAGCCACCACCAATAGAAAACCCTTCAAAAACCATAAAAAAACTGTGGCAATACCTTAAACCATATAAAAAAACGCTTATAACAGTATTTGCAGCAGTAACAATATCCACAATACTGGGACTCATAGCCCCCCTATACCTAAAGAAAGCAATAGACACAATCACGACAATAAAAACAACAGGCAGCATGCACAGCGTACTTACAGCCATAATAACAATGGCAAGCCTATACCTAATATCAGCCCTGCTGACATGGATACAGATATCAGGAAGCATAAAAGCCGCACAAGGAGCACTATACAACATACGAGAAAAAAGCTTTAGAAAACTGCACAGACTCCCCATCCCCTATCTGGATAGAACACCTCACGGAGACATAATGAGTCGCTTTACCAACGACGTTGATACACTCACAACAGCATTTACACAGACACTCACACAACTATTCTCCAACATACTTATGCTGACAGGCTCAATAATAATGATGTTACTGCTATCCCCCATACTAACACTCCTCACAATGATAATCATACCACTTGCAATACTTGCAACAAAAATCATAGCAACAACAAGCAGAAAACAATTTAGAAGGCAGCAGGAAACAATAGGAAAACTCAACAGCATAGTAGAAGAAAGCGCAGGAGGACTCAGAGAAATAAAAGCATTTGGCAAAGAAAGAGAACTTCTGGATAATTTTATAAAAACAAACAATAACTATGCGGACGCAGCATTTAAAGCTATGTTTGTATCAAGCATACTCCCCCCGATAATGAACGCAATAAACGGACTCTCCTTTGCAATAATAGCAACAGCAGGAGGCTACCTTGCAATAAAAGGCATACTAACAGTAGGCATAGTGGCAGCCTTTCTCACATACTCACGCCAATTCTCCAGACCAATAAACGAAATAGCAAACCAGTTTACAATGATACAGAGCGCAATAGCAGGAGCAGAAAGAATCTTTCAGTTACAAGAAGAAACAGAAGAAAAAGAAAAGCAAAATGCACTAACAAAATTCTCCGCAGAAGGCAAATTAAAACTAAGTAAAGTAAACTTCTCATACATACCAGAAAAAAAAGTTCTCACGGACATAGATCTTACAGCAGAAGCCGGAGAGAAAATAGCAATAGTAGGCCCCACCGGAGCAGGAAAAACAACAATAGTCAACCTCCTTATGAGATTCTATACACCCCAAGAAGGAAAAATAGAACTGGACAGTACAGACATAGAGAACATAACACGTGCAGCACTGAGAAAGAACATAGGCATGGTACTGCAAGACACATACCTCTTCTCAGGCACAATAGCGGACAACATACGCTACGCAAAACCCAATGCAGATATGGACCAGGTAATCCGCGCAGCAAAACTTGCGGAAGCGGACAGCTTTATAAGACACCTGCCAGACGGATACAACACACAGCTTACTGACTCTGGAGCAAGCCTCAGTCAGGGCCAAAGACAGCTTATAACAATAGCTCGTGCAATACTTGCAGACCCTGCAATCCTTATACTTGACGAAGCAACAAGCAACGTAGATACAAGAACAGAAACACACATCCAGAAAGCACTCAAAACACTATTAAAAGGCAGAACAAGCCTTGTAATAGCACATAGACTTGGCACAATCCGCGATGCAGACAAAATATGCGTTATAGAAAACGGCAGAATAATAGAACAAGGCTCACACGAGGAACTCATGCAAAAGCAAGGAGCATATTACAGACTCTATCAAAACCATTATAAAAAACAAGAACAGGCAATATAA
- a CDS encoding bifunctional 4-hydroxy-2-oxoglutarate aldolase/2-dehydro-3-deoxy-phosphogluconate aldolase: protein MNDMLQKIGKIGLVPVIKINNPSHAVPLGKALISGGIPVAEVTFRTDAAEEAIRRMREELPDLIVGAGTVISPELAKKAVAAGASFIVSPGFNQKTVEWCLENDVPVLPGINNPSLIEQGLSLGLDVFKFFPAENYGGASMLKALSAPFGSVKFVPTGGINANNLADYARLDSVLAIGGSWMVKSDLIDNEQWEQIAALCREARLKLQGFSFVHMGINQENADQARETASILSVMGFPVNEGSASIFAGSVFEVMKSPLRGANGHIAIGCFNVERALEYLAQYGFKGVQETARTENGRLKLIYLDKEVGGFALHLIRV, encoded by the coding sequence ATGAATGATATGTTGCAGAAGATTGGTAAAATCGGTCTTGTTCCTGTTATAAAAATCAATAATCCTTCTCATGCTGTTCCCTTGGGGAAGGCTCTTATTTCAGGTGGTATTCCTGTAGCAGAGGTTACTTTCCGCACCGATGCTGCAGAGGAAGCAATCAGAAGGATGAGAGAGGAGCTTCCTGATCTTATTGTAGGAGCAGGTACTGTAATCAGTCCTGAGCTTGCAAAAAAGGCAGTTGCTGCCGGAGCGTCTTTTATAGTTTCTCCCGGTTTTAATCAGAAGACAGTGGAGTGGTGTCTGGAAAATGATGTGCCTGTACTGCCGGGAATAAACAATCCCTCTCTGATAGAGCAGGGACTTTCTTTGGGGTTGGATGTTTTTAAATTTTTTCCTGCAGAGAATTATGGAGGAGCTTCTATGCTCAAGGCTCTTTCTGCTCCTTTTGGTTCTGTAAAGTTTGTTCCTACTGGTGGTATTAATGCCAATAATCTTGCTGACTATGCCCGTCTGGATTCTGTGCTTGCCATAGGCGGTTCTTGGATGGTTAAGTCTGATCTTATTGATAATGAGCAGTGGGAGCAGATAGCTGCTCTGTGTCGTGAGGCTAGGTTAAAGCTGCAGGGTTTCTCCTTTGTCCATATGGGTATAAACCAGGAGAATGCGGACCAAGCAAGAGAGACTGCTTCTATTCTCTCTGTTATGGGATTTCCGGTCAATGAGGGTTCTGCTTCTATTTTTGCCGGTTCTGTCTTTGAGGTGATGAAGAGTCCTTTACGTGGTGCTAACGGGCATATTGCCATAGGATGCTTTAATGTAGAGAGGGCTCTGGAATATCTTGCACAATATGGTTTTAAAGGAGTGCAAGAGACTGCCAGAACAGAGAATGGCAGGCTTAAACTGATTTATCTGGATAAGGAAGTAGGGGGCTTTGCTTTGCATCTCATCAGGGTCTGA
- a CDS encoding MATE family efflux transporter, producing the protein MNNSKAILKNNRIDRKISNREFILNENLWKVVFYIGLPLVFYNGIKQIFNFFDILIAASMGADVVSIVSFISQIQTLLTTFSLGLGLGGGVLIARANGAGDAVKEQRLIGTVFILILLLIVIIVFLVLPFAPWVLKVFKMPDELTGLGTAIFRLELIGLIFVFINTFYFAIERARGNTKKIFYWNLLILVSRLMLSLFFIKVLYLGPVFLSVASIIAESFVFIFAAGGFFKREGGHIIRSCRRSGILLEDVREIFIISIPIFLSKFIFHYGKVVVNSMSAAYGGMAIGALGVSNRIVGLATMPTIGFQEAETTIISQNLGNNNPKRAFKAFTITCTINVILGVMFFIIMSIYKDSIIHLFSKGDPAFALEIAKVYNYERYTSLLLAVSSSVMGLLFGFGYTRVAMLLNLLRLFVFRIPPLWYMQHYTSLKTEGLGIAMLISNMMVGVSAIVAVLILIRRKNISSVDEKKIEETEVVMEEL; encoded by the coding sequence ATGAATAATTCCAAGGCTATACTAAAGAATAATCGTATTGATAGAAAGATCAGTAACCGGGAGTTTATACTTAATGAAAATTTATGGAAGGTTGTATTCTATATAGGTTTGCCTCTTGTGTTCTATAATGGCATTAAGCAGATATTTAATTTTTTTGATATCCTTATTGCTGCTTCAATGGGAGCAGATGTAGTTTCTATCGTTTCTTTTATATCTCAGATACAGACTCTTCTCACAACTTTTAGTTTGGGACTGGGCCTTGGTGGTGGTGTGCTGATAGCAAGGGCTAATGGGGCGGGCGATGCTGTAAAAGAGCAACGTCTTATAGGTACCGTTTTTATTCTTATTTTACTGCTTATTGTTATAATTGTTTTCCTTGTGTTACCGTTTGCTCCCTGGGTATTAAAAGTATTTAAGATGCCAGATGAGCTTACCGGTTTGGGTACTGCTATTTTCAGGTTGGAACTTATTGGTCTTATCTTTGTTTTTATAAATACTTTCTATTTTGCAATAGAGCGAGCCAGGGGAAATACCAAGAAGATTTTTTATTGGAATCTGTTGATACTTGTCAGCAGATTGATGTTGAGCTTGTTTTTTATCAAGGTTCTGTATTTGGGACCTGTTTTCTTATCTGTTGCATCTATTATAGCTGAGAGTTTTGTCTTTATCTTTGCGGCTGGAGGTTTTTTTAAGAGAGAAGGTGGTCATATTATACGTTCGTGTCGCAGATCTGGGATATTGCTGGAGGATGTTCGTGAGATTTTTATTATATCTATTCCCATTTTTCTGAGTAAGTTTATATTTCATTATGGGAAGGTTGTTGTTAACAGTATGAGTGCTGCTTATGGTGGTATGGCTATTGGTGCGCTTGGGGTATCCAACAGGATAGTTGGGCTTGCGACTATGCCTACGATTGGTTTTCAGGAAGCTGAGACAACTATTATAAGTCAGAATTTGGGGAATAATAATCCCAAGCGTGCATTTAAGGCTTTTACTATAACTTGTACTATTAATGTAATCTTGGGAGTGATGTTTTTTATTATTATGAGTATTTATAAGGATTCTATTATTCATCTCTTTTCTAAGGGTGATCCTGCTTTTGCTCTGGAGATTGCAAAGGTGTATAATTATGAGCGCTATACTTCGCTTTTGTTGGCTGTTTCCAGCTCTGTTATGGGGCTTTTGTTTGGTTTTGGCTATACCAGGGTTGCTATGTTGCTTAATCTTTTGAGATTATTTGTCTTTCGTATTCCTCCGCTTTGGTATATGCAGCACTATACCAGTCTAAAGACAGAAGGGCTTGGTATTGCTATGCTTATAAGTAATATGATGGTGGGAGTGAGTGCGATTGTGGCGGTTCTTATATTGATTAGACGTAAAAATATTTCTTCTGTCGATGAGAAAAAAATAGAGGAGACCGAGGTTGTGATGGAGGAGTTATAG
- a CDS encoding AraC family transcriptional regulator has translation MLPVSVKIEDETCNIRFIKNPHAITNKKRHFHESWEILYVASGSRTFFHQRATYKMNQGSIALIPPGILHRSINDSRESCELYAIYIIDQNDHRFSSLFPILVYWAEEYEPVLQFDNKTRYQIEALLSSIGTELLKKEQWYTEAVWSHLTILIANICRYAAEKQGTQQQPMDSRVTKIIEWLNTHYHEKINLIRAAKEVAISPAYLSKLFHKVTKVNFQEYLSYIRIQHACKMLATTREPVYNIAEKCGFGSVTQFGRVFLSFTGEKPMEYRKRTNQHYS, from the coding sequence ATGCTTCCAGTCTCTGTTAAGATAGAAGACGAAACATGCAATATTCGCTTTATAAAAAACCCCCATGCCATCACAAATAAAAAACGACACTTTCACGAGTCATGGGAAATACTATACGTTGCCTCAGGGTCCAGAACTTTTTTCCATCAGAGAGCTACATATAAAATGAACCAGGGCTCCATAGCACTCATCCCTCCGGGAATATTACATAGAAGCATAAACGACAGTAGAGAAAGCTGCGAATTATACGCAATATATATAATAGATCAAAACGACCACCGTTTTTCATCTCTTTTCCCTATACTTGTATACTGGGCAGAAGAATACGAACCTGTATTACAATTTGACAATAAAACACGCTATCAAATAGAAGCACTTCTAAGCTCTATAGGAACAGAATTATTAAAAAAAGAACAATGGTATACAGAGGCTGTGTGGAGTCACCTCACAATACTCATAGCCAACATCTGCAGATACGCGGCAGAAAAACAAGGGACCCAACAACAACCTATGGATTCGCGCGTCACAAAAATAATAGAATGGCTTAACACACACTATCATGAGAAAATAAATCTTATACGAGCAGCCAAAGAAGTAGCAATAAGTCCAGCATATCTATCAAAACTCTTTCATAAAGTTACCAAAGTTAATTTTCAGGAATATCTTTCTTACATACGCATTCAACATGCCTGTAAAATGCTTGCAACGACCAGAGAACCAGTATACAACATTGCAGAGAAATGCGGATTTGGCAGTGTGACACAATTTGGCAGAGTATTCTTATCCTTTACAGGAGAAAAACCGATGGAATACAGAAAAAGGACTAACCAGCACTACTCCTAA
- the lpdA gene encoding dihydrolipoyl dehydrogenase has translation MSYMYDVLVIGAGPGGYVAAIRASQLGLKAAVVEKDKVGGVCLNKGCIPSKALIHMAGLYGSAVSELSSIGVSVDTSGFDYKKVFDYSRKVAMRLNKGVEYLLKKNKVDVITGSAVFSDAHTVDVDGKSYTADKIIIATGSSPVLIPGFEPDGKKVFSSDDAIMSDSLPETMLILGAGAIGMEFAYIMSSFGVKVTVVEMLDRVLPFTDSEVSAHVVKELGKRGVEFMTSTRALSLDCSGEGVVLSVESSEGKKELSAERLLVSVGRRPNTSGLGLDKIGVELDEKGFVRVGDYYKTSCDSVYAIGDVISSPLLAHVASKEGEIAVSHIAGKAHEKLLAADEIPYAVYCEPQVAGFGLTTDEAKRQGISASSVVFPFRGVGKAVAISDVEGFVKLVFDDDTSEILGAHIVGPDATELVHELLLAKKSELLLSDVAEMVHAHPTLSEAVMEAARMAEGWAIHF, from the coding sequence ATGTCGTATATGTATGATGTTCTTGTCATAGGTGCTGGGCCTGGCGGCTATGTTGCTGCAATAAGGGCTTCTCAGCTTGGTTTGAAGGCTGCTGTTGTAGAGAAGGATAAAGTTGGTGGAGTATGTCTCAATAAAGGATGTATTCCTTCTAAGGCACTTATTCATATGGCAGGGCTTTATGGTTCTGCTGTGTCGGAGCTTTCTTCTATAGGGGTTTCTGTTGATACCTCAGGTTTTGATTATAAAAAGGTTTTTGATTATTCTCGCAAGGTTGCAATGAGGCTTAATAAGGGCGTTGAGTATCTTCTTAAAAAGAATAAGGTAGATGTTATAACAGGGAGTGCTGTGTTTTCCGATGCTCATACGGTTGATGTTGATGGCAAATCTTATACTGCGGATAAGATTATTATTGCAACGGGTTCTTCTCCTGTGCTCATTCCCGGATTTGAGCCTGACGGTAAAAAGGTTTTTTCTTCTGATGATGCAATTATGTCCGATTCTCTTCCCGAGACTATGCTTATTCTTGGTGCCGGAGCTATAGGGATGGAGTTTGCTTATATTATGAGTTCCTTTGGTGTCAAGGTTACTGTTGTAGAGATGCTTGACAGGGTACTACCTTTTACGGATTCTGAGGTTTCTGCACATGTTGTCAAAGAGCTTGGTAAGAGGGGTGTGGAGTTTATGACTTCTACCAGGGCATTATCTCTTGACTGCTCAGGAGAAGGGGTTGTTCTTTCTGTTGAGTCCTCTGAGGGTAAGAAAGAGCTTTCTGCAGAGAGACTTCTTGTTTCCGTAGGTAGGCGTCCCAATACTTCTGGCCTTGGGCTTGATAAAATTGGTGTTGAGCTTGATGAAAAAGGCTTTGTCAGAGTTGGTGATTATTATAAGACTTCTTGCGATTCTGTTTATGCTATAGGTGATGTTATTTCTTCTCCGCTTCTTGCCCATGTTGCTTCCAAGGAGGGAGAGATCGCTGTCTCTCATATTGCCGGGAAGGCTCACGAAAAACTTCTTGCTGCAGATGAGATTCCTTATGCTGTGTATTGTGAGCCTCAGGTTGCCGGTTTTGGTCTTACTACGGATGAGGCAAAAAGGCAGGGAATAAGTGCTTCTTCTGTTGTTTTCCCTTTCCGCGGGGTTGGTAAAGCTGTTGCTATTTCTGATGTGGAGGGGTTTGTAAAGCTTGTTTTTGATGATGATACCAGTGAGATTCTTGGTGCACATATAGTGGGTCCCGATGCTACTGAGCTTGTGCATGAGTTGCTTCTTGCAAAAAAGAGTGAGCTTCTTCTTTCTGATGTAGCTGAGATGGTTCATGCTCATCCTACGTTGTCAGAGGCTGTTATGGAAGCTGCGCGTATGGCTGAGGGTTGGGCTATTCATTTCTGA